The DNA region ATTTATAGATAGAAATGATCTGCAAGGCTATGGCAGGGCTAGTGAGCTTGTAGAGTTTGAACCATTAGAGGATAAATGGAAAGCATTTGGTTGGGATTGCATACGGGTGGATGGACATTGTGAGGAAAAGATTGTTGAGGTAGTTACAAATAAAAGAAATCGACCGCTTTGTGTGATTTGTGATACCATAAAGGGTAAGGGAGTGGAATTTATGGAGGATAAGTTAGAATGGCATTATTATTTGGTAACAGATGAGATTTATTCTAAAGCATTAGAGGTTTTAAAATGAGAAATGCAGTAGCAAATTGTATCATTGAAGTAGCCAAAAAAGATTCGAATGTATTTTTGATTAGCGGAGATGCTGGGCTTGGTGTTTGGGATACATTTAAAGAGGAGTATAAAGAGCAATATATCAATCCTGGAATTAATGAAGCATTATGTGTTAGTATGGCAGCTGGTTTGGCTTTGTGCGGAAGAAAGGTTGTGTATTATAATATTGCTCCATTTGTAATGATGCGTCCTTATGAGCAAGTAAGAAATGACATCTGCTATCAAGAGTTGCCTGTTATTTTGGTGGGAACTGGAAGTGGCTTTACCTATATGCCAAGTGGTATGACTCATTATGCATTAGAAGATATAGGTTTAGCCTTGAGTTTGCCAAATTTAAATATTTTTTCACCTTGTGATCCTTTGGAAGCAAAGGCTTGTTTTCAGTATGCTTATCACTCCAAGAAGCCAAGTTACATTAGAATCCCTAAAGCAGGCGAACCTAATTTGCATAAAAGGGAGATTGAAGATGTTGCACAATTGCAATTTTTATTGAAAAACAAGAGTGAGATTTTGCTTTTATCTCATAGTTCAATTGTTCAAGAAGTGCTTAAAGCAGGTGAAATTCTTGGATGTGATGTTGCAAGTAAGCCTTTTGTTAATTCAACGGACTTTAATTTAGAATCCTATAAAATTATTTTTGTTATTGAAGAGCATTTTAGTTATGGTGGCTTAGGGACATTTTTAAGATCTCATACAAATGCAAATATAGAAATTTTAGGTGTGCCAAATAAATATGTGCATTTAATAGGGAATTGTGATTATGGACGCACTTTTTTTGGAATTGATTGTAAGGGAATCGTTGAATCTGTGCGGAAGAAAATGGAGTTATAATGGGTGTTTTACGAAATATTTTTACAAAATTGCATCAAAAGACCAAAAGGGATTATTTTACAAGGATGGCAGATTCTAAAGTAGAGTGTATGGATATTGCTAAGAAATATGAAAAGGATTTTTGGGATGGAGATAGGCGATATGGGTATGGTGGATATAAATATGATGGAAGATGGGAAGTGGTTGCTAGAGATTTGATAGAAATTTATCAATTAAATAATAAAAGCAAAATTTTAGATGTAGGTTGCGGAAAAGCATTTTTATTGTATGAGATTAAAAAGATTTTACCTAATATACAGGTAGTCGGCTTTGATATTTCGGAATATGCAATAAAAAATGCTAAGGAGGAAGTTGCAGAAAATTTATTTGTTTATGATGCACGAAGTCCTTTTCCATTTGGGGATGAAGAATTTGACTTAGTAATCTCACTTGGAACATTGCATAATTTAGCATTGTTTGATTTGAAAACAGCTTTTAGTGAGATTGAGCGTGTAGGAAAGCAAAAATATATTATGGTGGAATCTTATAGAAATAATCAAGAACTTTTCAATCTTCAATGCTGGGCACTTACTTGTGAGAGTTTTCTAAACCCTAGTGAGTGGATATGGATAGCAAGGGAGTTTGGATATAAAGGTGATTATGAATTTATTTATTTTGAATAGGAATGGTTATGGGATTGTTATATACGAAATATAAAATGTTTCATTATAAAGACAAGCTTGATTCTTTGCCTAGAGATAAAGCGATAATGCCGCCAATACACATAAGGATTAAACCTACAAATGTGTGTAATCATGATTGTTGGTATTGTGCCTATAAAGTTTCGCATTTGCAACTTGGAAAAGATATGGTAGAGCGGGATTTTATACCAGAACAAAAAATGCTTGAAATTATTGATGATTGCGAGTTGATGGGTGTTAAAGCTATTACATTTAGTGGGGGCGGGGAACCATTGATTTATAAATATATGCCACAAACCTTGAGGCGTTTAATTGAAACAAATATTGCTTTTGCAACATTGACAAATGGAGCTAAATTAGATGGAGAGGTGGCAGAACTTTTTGCGAAATATGGCACTTGGGTGCGCGTGAGTATGGATGGCTATGATAATGAAAGTTATCAAAAATTTCGCGGTGTAGGGAAAAAGGAATTTGATAAAATTATTTCCAATATGGAGAAATTTAAAAAAATTGGCGGACAATGTTATCTTGGAGTGAGTTATATTGTAGGGCAGGATAATTGGCATAAGATTTATGAAATTTCAAAGATACTTAGTGAAATAGGGATAGATAGCCTTAAGATATCTCCAACAATTGTTAGTAATGAAGGGGAGAAAACTAATATTTATCATCAAGCTTTTTATAAACAGGCAAAGGAAGAGATAAAAAAAGCACAAAATGATTTTGGGAAAACATTAGAGATTTATGATTCTTATCATTATCAGCTTAATAGCTTTAAAAAAGATTATTCTTGGTGCCCTTACTCTCAAATGCTTATGGTTATTGGTGCAGATTTAAATGTATATCCTTGTCATGATAAAGCGTATAATATTGATGAAGCATTGCTTGGAAGTATTAAAGATATATCTTTTAGAGAGTGGTGGTATCAAAATAAAGAGTCTTTTTTCAAGGTTAATCCATCTTGCGTTTGCAATCATCATTGTGTAGCACATGAACATAATAAAATGATTTTAGAATACTTGAATGCCGATGAGAAGCATTTGGGGTTTGTGTAGGGAGGTAAATAATGAATCTGCTTTTAGAATTTTATAATAAAATTGGTGGTGTTTTGGATCCTAAAATGAAAAATGATGTTGATTTGCATCTATTTCGTAGGGCTAGATTATATGATATGCTTGGGATACCAAGTAGATTTTTTAATGGGGCTAATGTGCTAGATATTGGCAGTGGTAGTGGTTATAATGCATTGGCATTTTTATTATTTGGAGCAAAAGTCCATATGGTAGAGCCAAATCAGCAAGCACAAAAGAAAGCCGTAGAATTGTTTGCTAGTTTTAATATCCAACAAGATCAATTTGCTATTTATTCGGATGTTGAAGACATAAAAAATGAGAACAAATATGATTTGATTTGTGCAGAGGCTATGTTATATCTTTTGGAAGTTCCTTTGAGAAATTTAATTATGGATAAAATTAAAGCTTTATCTAAAAAAGACACATTGGTGGTGATTGGAACAATGTGCGAGTTTTCCTATTTTTATGAAGATATTCGGAGATATTTAGGGAAAATTTTAGTTGCTAATGAATGTGATTTTAAAAAGCAAGTGGTTTTGCTATCTGAAGCCTTTGACTCACATCTAAAGGAACTCAAATATGCTGTGCGTCCAATTGAAGATTGGGTGATTGATAATATTTTAAACCCCGCTAATGAATTAGAACGCCTAGATCTTTTAAAGATAATTGATAGATTTGGCGGTTATGAAGTTCGTCATGTTTCTCCTGAATTAGTTCCTAATTTAAGTTGGTATAAAGATATGGATTACTGTCATACAAATATTGTCAAAGAAGAATTTTCTTCAGTTAGACATTTATTACTAGATGCTAGATTTAAATATAGTATTCGAAGTAAGATTAAAAATCAAGAGTTGGCACAGCAATTGTCAGATTTTCAAAATTTAGTTTGTCAGAATTATGAGACAGAAGAAAGGAGCTGTGGAGATGGACATTATAAGGTATTGAAAAATATTTTAAATGATCATAAAGATTTGGGAAGTGATTTTGTAGGTGCTTTGTCTGAGGTGGTTAGTTTATTAGAAAAAAATAATGTCAATGTTCATAGTGTCAGCACTGCAAAATATTTTAAAAAGGCTTGGGGTAGAGGTTTATATTATGTTTGTTTGAGAAAAATGTAATATAGATGAATTTGTGAAATTTTTAAAGATAGGTGGGAATAAAATTGTTGAATGATTTTAAGCTTTTTTGCAATGCGAAGACACCTAGCTATTTTGCATTAAAAGATTTTTTAAGAATAACACATAATCATAAAAAATTTTTAAAAAATAGTAGTGGCAAAAATGGTGAAACTAGCCGTTTTTGTTTGCATAATGATCCACAAGATTCTTTGCATGTCATGTTAATTTATCATCCTTATAAAAAGTTAATTCCAGAACAAATTTTTAAAAATACAGATTCTTATTATTTGATACTAGAAGGCAAAATTAGCCTAACGAATCTAGAAACAAAGGAAAGGATTATTTTGGATAAAAAAAATTTTTTAGGGAAAGTTGGAAGTAATATCCCTTATCAAATGGAAATAATAAGCGAAAATGTTCTGTTTATAGAGATAAGAGAAAGAAATACAAAAGAGAAGTTATGAAAGATAAAATATATAAGATTAATCAATGTAGATTATGCGGAAGAGAGAATTTAAAAAAAGTTATTACATTATCTAAAAATCCAATTGGGGATAGGTTTTTTAAGAATAAAGAGTTGGCGTTATCTTGCGAATTGCACGATGTTGTAGTGATGATGTGCAATGTATGTGGTCAAATGCAATTAAGCGAAGTTGTGGAGCCAAAAGAAATTTATGAGCAGGATTATTTATATACTTCTGGCACTTCAGTTGGTTTGGTGGAACATTTCAAACAGGGAGCTAAGGATTTAATTAAAAGGTTTAAGGTGCCAAAAGATTCTTTGG from Helicobacter colisuis includes:
- a CDS encoding class I SAM-dependent methyltransferase, whose product is MGVLRNIFTKLHQKTKRDYFTRMADSKVECMDIAKKYEKDFWDGDRRYGYGGYKYDGRWEVVARDLIEIYQLNNKSKILDVGCGKAFLLYEIKKILPNIQVVGFDISEYAIKNAKEEVAENLFVYDARSPFPFGDEEFDLVISLGTLHNLALFDLKTAFSEIERVGKQKYIMVESYRNNQELFNLQCWALTCESFLNPSEWIWIAREFGYKGDYEFIYFE
- a CDS encoding radical SAM protein, with protein sequence MGLLYTKYKMFHYKDKLDSLPRDKAIMPPIHIRIKPTNVCNHDCWYCAYKVSHLQLGKDMVERDFIPEQKMLEIIDDCELMGVKAITFSGGGEPLIYKYMPQTLRRLIETNIAFATLTNGAKLDGEVAELFAKYGTWVRVSMDGYDNESYQKFRGVGKKEFDKIISNMEKFKKIGGQCYLGVSYIVGQDNWHKIYEISKILSEIGIDSLKISPTIVSNEGEKTNIYHQAFYKQAKEEIKKAQNDFGKTLEIYDSYHYQLNSFKKDYSWCPYSQMLMVIGADLNVYPCHDKAYNIDEALLGSIKDISFREWWYQNKESFFKVNPSCVCNHHCVAHEHNKMILEYLNADEKHLGFV
- a CDS encoding transketolase family protein is translated as MRNAVANCIIEVAKKDSNVFLISGDAGLGVWDTFKEEYKEQYINPGINEALCVSMAAGLALCGRKVVYYNIAPFVMMRPYEQVRNDICYQELPVILVGTGSGFTYMPSGMTHYALEDIGLALSLPNLNIFSPCDPLEAKACFQYAYHSKKPSYIRIPKAGEPNLHKREIEDVAQLQFLLKNKSEILLLSHSSIVQEVLKAGEILGCDVASKPFVNSTDFNLESYKIIFVIEEHFSYGGLGTFLRSHTNANIEILGVPNKYVHLIGNCDYGRTFFGIDCKGIVESVRKKMEL
- a CDS encoding class I SAM-dependent methyltransferase — its product is MNLLLEFYNKIGGVLDPKMKNDVDLHLFRRARLYDMLGIPSRFFNGANVLDIGSGSGYNALAFLLFGAKVHMVEPNQQAQKKAVELFASFNIQQDQFAIYSDVEDIKNENKYDLICAEAMLYLLEVPLRNLIMDKIKALSKKDTLVVIGTMCEFSYFYEDIRRYLGKILVANECDFKKQVVLLSEAFDSHLKELKYAVRPIEDWVIDNILNPANELERLDLLKIIDRFGGYEVRHVSPELVPNLSWYKDMDYCHTNIVKEEFSSVRHLLLDARFKYSIRSKIKNQELAQQLSDFQNLVCQNYETEERSCGDGHYKVLKNILNDHKDLGSDFVGALSEVVSLLEKNNVNVHSVSTAKYFKKAWGRGLYYVCLRKM